aaatttaaaagtaataatatcaaaaaatatcattagaaatttatgttatttttataatattaaataaattaatattgtaATTACTAAATGACATGTACAAAagcttttaaaaattatatttattatcaaatataaaattctattacttattatcaataatttacaaaTTAACACTTTAAGAGTTGATccgttaaaaattttaatattactaaaattttatttatcaaatataaaatataaagaaaatatatcTTAACATTTATCATATaccatattttcttttctttttttattcttttttatttttatgaaaaattatttttcatgttaaatattaatattttttatctatatattttgaaatttcaattattaCAATATTATCCCACATAAAAAGCTATATAAATTtgtgattatttaatttataaaaacatttattcattaaattttaatacaaaaaattataacaaatttcagatttaaaataaaaattaaatgcaaattcaacataatttaaactaattagattagatttatcaaaataaaatttcaatatttgaaACTTACTTTTAcggttaataatataattttaatatatgtatttttaaattttaataaaaatataaatagatttAAATCCAAATGAAAActaatctatttaaaaattatattaattattttaacaagTTCTTATTAAAAATTACATCGTTATTAACTGAattatattatcttttattatcttaaaatcattttttttatttaaatttgtcatctaataatttaattaatattattaaaattaaatttattttaataatattatctcaatatattatcaaaattataggtttacattttttaagaattatataatatttaaatattttattttaataatcttatcttaaaattttatgttttagtATTTATGTATATTTGAAATCCAAACTTTTTAatcttataattaatttaatataataaaataaagtgaaaGTGATACTCTTTTTGCTTAAAATTCTATTCTTCTAATTTTTACAAACTTTTGagtttttttccatttttcttcacttttattggaacaattgaaattttattaagttgaaaattcaatattaatttatttattactaattATAATCTTGAGAATCTAAATAGAATATAATAAACCcattaagttttttatttttaaacattttaaaaagtaaaaaaaggaaaataggaGCTTAATGACACAAAAGACCTAACCTTTCCATCTTTTTTTTAccttattcttttaattatatcaattttattctaaattattaatattaatcacaATTTAAACCTATTtagtaattgaatttaaaaataataaataaaacctACAAAACTATTTTAACAAAGAAAAACTATATAAATTTCTATATTTATGAATTATAATGCAAGCTATATTACGCTTTGTGTATTTttcttatataaaaaattattaatatctttttagttattttttgaacaaaatatttttagttttttaattattaaataaaaattttaaataatgagATTGACATACTTTAGTTTACAAAAATCAAGACTACGACTTTTCCCTCGGCGCTCATTAGTCAATAAAACTAACATATGCATCTCtaaacatgaaaagaaaaaaagaatcgAAAGTTTTTGGCTCAAATGCACCGACCGACGGTGAGCAATAACACTCCCAAATCCTCTTTGGGTACTGTGGTAATTGAAGATGATGTAGAGGAGAATtcaggatctgaagaagatGTCTTAATTAAAATCTCAGATGGAGTTAAAACGGTAGATTTGACAATATTAATAATGAACAGAAAGCAGTCGGAAAAGTGGAATCCCATATTGATGAAGGAGCCACAAGCAAGAACTCCCTGGATGAAAGCAATGCCAAGAAGAGCTGAGCTGAATTGCGAAAAATCATTTTCAAAACTTAGGAGCTGAGTTACATTATGTCCCTTGAGCAGTATCCAATGCCAAAGAGGTCAAATTTCCCACACAAAAATTGAAGCCAGAGATGCTGACGGGGGAGTGTCTTAGATTGAATCAGCCATACACAACTAACTTGAAGGAATTTatcgaattaaatcaaaataaaaaaaaattgatggtataaaaatcaaattgaaccatATTTAACTGATTTTATTTAACTGTTtacttttgattttgattttttattaaaaactatactgaaatcgaatcaaaaccgtaccgaaaaattaatttatatatatatatatttttaaataatttataatgatattataattttaatatataattctaataatatattttatatatcatataattgtaatattttttaattattaaatattttttagtattttatttaattaatttagttaattattataatttgttCTATTTAAatggattttatatatatatataaaataactttatctattattaaatatttataatagtataatttaattatttaattaaaattcattctatttaaataaattatatacataCACTATCTtaatattaatagaattatactaatagaatataaattattaaaataattacatatagattgatatatatatacacttaaTTATTATTAGTAGAATATATAGaattattatatgttttagTGACTAGTTAATTATTAATGATTGATAAAGGTATAATTCaactaatttaattcattaactatattttattttattctatcacaatattaataaaacttatattaataaaatataaattattaaaaattgcatATACATGTGTGTATATGTACTTGTAATTATTCTtattacttatatatatatatatatatatatatataaaattgttaactatattatatattaataaaatataaattattaaaaattacatataCATGTGTGTATATgtagtatttaaaattatatagtttaactataaaaaataaaataaataaaataaatttgcaatatcatagaaatgataaaaaaatcatttaattggAATTTATTTCTTACGAAAATATTGTAATAAAGTTTTTAGAAACTTGAAAATTGTAATATGAAGACTCTACTATATTTGGTTATTtagtattttgatatattttaaataaaaatattatatgatatCGTGGATATTTGATACTATTTTTAAAGTTGGAAGGTGAGacttgttagtttgaataaataatattaatattgataACCGCATGGTTTCTTACACCTGGGATGAGGCTAATCCCTGGAGAAGAATATAAGCTCAAAACCCATCAGAACCCCCTAAAGCAGACCAACCCGATATTGCGTACTCCAGCCCATGACTAAGGCAAGTCAGACTGATCCCATGCGCAGGTCCATTAGGGGATGGCTTAGCCTGGTGATATGATGGAAGGTAGGATGTGATGGAAGGTAAGAGAGCAAGCTCAATCACCTAGCAACCCTATTAGCATGCGCGTTGGGGGAAtaaaatggccgcctgacagaAAGGGGTATGCTGGTATGTCCGTACGTACGTGTCTGAGTGATAGGGGCATGTGGCACTGTAGCAGGGTGGCGGTTATGCGTCACTAGAGGACAAGAAAAATGGGATAAAAGGGGAGAGACGTGATCTTCCCAAGCTAAACTTACTCTCATACTGtgaaccctattttctggatctcaaaaTGTTAATTGGCGCCttttgtgggaacgaaggagatcttttcatcactagAGTTCAACTTTCATAATGCCCACTGAGATTCACATTGCAAACCACAATGAAAACCATACCGGCAAcatcccaaatgacctgagctctgctcaAGAAGGTCAGCAGTTATCATTTTCTAGTCCTACAATCCCTTCAAACCAACCACCCGTGTTGTTTAATCTCTCGCTGAGCTCGGTAGGAAATGTACCCAGAACCACCTTGTCAGACTAAGAACTCCAAACTATAGCTCTTCAGCTACAAAACACTGTCCACTAGCTACGGCAAATGCTGCAACAGAGGGACCTCAATACCCCGTTAAATGTACCCCTATAGCTGAAGGGTTCAACGCCACCAAACCCCAATCCACCTTCAGCTACTAAATCCCCTAAAGCAGCTGGAGAATGGGAGAAAGAAGCAGAGAGCCCACAAGGGAAGATGAGCTTACAGTCAGAGCTAGGGGCAAGAAGGTGAGAGAGCTCATTGAGAATAATGAGGCAGAGAGCTACTCTGTCGGGCCAACAGGGAGAATAGAGAGCGAAGAGTGGGTGGGGGGATATCGCctggagaaaaggccaaggcaGGAAGAAATAGATGTAGACCGGAAGTTATAGAGAATGAAGGAGCATCTCCTAGCTGAGCTGGGGGCAAAAAATAATAGTCAGACTCTCTTACCTACATCCTCACCATTTTCAGGGTGGATCCAGCAGTAGACCATCccgaagaagtttatgatgccaccaaTGGTGGCTTACGACGGAGCAGGAAACCTCAGGGAACACATCCTGAACTATAAAATGTTCATGGAGCTCCAGACTCTCTTAGACACTCTGATGTGTAAATTCTTCCCCATGACCCCTACAGGATCAGCTAAGGCATGGTTCAATAGCCTAGAAGCAGGGAGCATTAACAACTTTGGGGACCTAGCCAATGTATTCATCAGTCGGTTCATCGCAGGGGTCCCAGCTGAGAAGAAGACTAGCTACCTAGAGACGGTCCAACAAAGGAGGAATGAATTCCTGAGGGAGTACGTGGCCCGTTTCAACTCGGAGGCCTTACAGATCCTCGAGCTGGATGAGGCTCGAGTAGTGGAGGCCATTCAAAAGGGGACTACATCCCCTGAGTTTTTTGGGTCCCTATGTAGAAAGCCACCATCCACCTTGGCGGAGCTGATGAAGGGAGTATAGAAGTACATAAGGCAAGATGATGCCTTGATCACCAGCAGGTTCGCTAAGGAGGTCGGAGATAGAGTGACgcagaaccctatggcacaagcctcaaacccacacacacaagtagatatggaattcaaagatttgataaacccaccttctatggcaccccacacttagagaagctgattgaaggatttagatgagaatctgacaaatgccacaatgaatagttgataagttagtcaagattcctggtgaaattgatgaaagcaaatcctcactctcactcaaagcaatatacGCCAaatgcatgaaaagaattctgaaaatttagattcaaagctgcctcttacaagtgtttgtcatccttatatagtaaggagaaaacaaataaaaccttaagacactcttcttaggcTTGGCCGAACcgtaaggcccaagcccaatcacacactaacacatcaaacacataagtattaaaacataagcccaaaacatggcccaacactctaaaacttaaaatataaaatatggtcagaatacaagcccaaacaaagctaaaataaaataagtgtttaaataataaaacatagcaaacccatcataacaaagctgaatattcacaaaagcctttcttgatcttcactttagactTCTATTTAAGTAGTTTTAgctcataggtttgattagcctccctaagcctatgattgcaagtgttgtacCAAATCTCtctcatatgagttgaagcacacctcaaatatatatggattatatgaatatgattttgaactccttttagatccatttgaatgacataagtttgctccatacCATTGTTAAAAATTTGctctattggatccgtatcattccctccttctttagaaaagattcgtcctcgaatcttgctgatatttatgtcaagaaaggaagctttaggaacccatgcATCTTCAAAGGCCTCctcttgaataggtggaaatagcatAAAATTTtcgtcatggatgttttcatcaacaacctgcacatcaagaacaaatgaactaggcataaaaatattagtcatagaaagatcctgtggatgtgacctattctcctctacaacttccaaaacagtctcattcgcctcctccaccttatcaatcacgtgctcccattgtccaccatcattcacaacctattctataagctcattgatggaattttcaataactatattagattcatgcattacaacttcctcttcaatttcaatctgtatggaagttgagattgaaactttagcctcttctttctccatcttccttccttgaactagtcttgattcttttccagcctctttacctttagactcactcttttctctcttttttttttgcagAACTCAatctctcactcccctttgtagccaaggccgaagcctctcttgccctctccagcatctttatttgatcagcatatacctcttgaggtgataaaagagcgagtataaccttctgtccttcatgagtgaaggagtacttgttattgaatcCATCATATTGCatctttctatcatattgccacagcctacccaacaacatatggcttgcctgcataggtaccacatcacacaagatctcatccttgtacctatcAATAGAAAATGATATAACTAGCTGGCGTGTAatcctaacctcaccacaatcgttcaaccattgcaatttgtatggcttagggtgtttaatagaagctaagcctaatttctccaccatatacacactaacCACATTTgtacaactacctccatcaataatgagagtacacacttttccattaaccaaacacctagtgtgaaatatgtttttccattgttctaggctttcttccttaacctgcatatttaGAGcatgcctagcaacaagcatctcaccatgtttagcaagcaacacattatcaacaaacGCATCCGAATAATCACAGTCATTATTACAATTAAGAgttttttgaggtattcttgtagaagtggaagcttgtgagacattcaaactctccatagtttcagtcaacctctcaagagtcttataaaTCCTTCTAAACTCACCACTAACTGACTTTTtgaagagaactagcaaatatggtGTCAGAAATAAAAGCACttaagtgtttgcactcttagcactcttttgctgattcttcaattgcacttcagaaactaaggtcaacaaacaaaccacaaggtgcgtttaatgaaacaaagaagacaacctaaagaaagaaggaagcacgcaaaaactagaaagaagacactgacaatttagaaagtaacacaagaactagaatttgtgctacttgaaaaatattacctagagtatagacaaaagcaaacaatactctagcaatgtcaaggaagtaaaagcaagtttaaaccatgttatagattataggaagtaaatatattaatatagaaaataaatattgatagatgagttagttgcttaatcttagggattgtataattatagactTATTTTCCTTcatgtttagataccgtcttttatatataaatagattgtaatctttattatgaataacaaacaaaatattatatttctacatggtatcagagccaggttcatagagatttatttttttctctcatcAAGTCTTAAATTTTTGGAGACTCAAGACTCCTGTTCTTTTATGTTATCCATCTAGtataatatttgtctctcaccgTTCACCTAAAGAGGATGCCAAAGTCGCCTTGCAGCTCCCTTGTCAGATTTGCGGTTCGTTTGGATATTGGGTGGAGGCTTTTTTTGAtactattcatttgggttacccataaagagtaacttttggagacttaggactctATTTATTTAGGTTACCCATAAAAGGGtaatatttggagacttagagctctgttcatttgggttacccataaaagggtaacatttagagacctagggttctgttcatttgggttactcataaagggtaacatttggagacttagggctctgttcatttggattattcataaagggtaacatttggagacttagggctctgttcatttgggttatacatagagggtaacatttggagacttaggactctGTTCATCAGGTATTGTTCACAGGAATTAttcatcgggtactgttcacgagtactgttcacgagtactgttcacgagtcacgagtactgttcatcgaGTACTGTTCACGAATTCGAAATTCTATTCACAGTAAGGTGATTATTCTTATTAATCATtctgaatttattaaaaaattaatggagtATTTGGAATTTCTATATTCTGGCAAAGGGAATATTTCTCGTATTTATTATGTGTGTAAGGCGTTTTACCAAGCTTAGAAAATGTAGTCTCTCATTCTAGTGCTAAATCTGAATGTCGAGTCATGGTAAAAAAACCGTTTGTGAAGTTTTGTAGGTACGTCATttattggaagaagttgggtttacAAATTCAGTGTCTGCTAATTTGTATGggacgagttgattatatacaTAACAAGTTGCGCATGATTAACagttatgctccaacttgagggggagtgttatagattataggaagtaaatatattaatatagaaaataaatattgatagatgagttagttgcttaatcttagggattgtataattatatacttatttttcttcctgtttagataccgtcttttatatataaataggttataatctttattatgaacaataaacaaaatattatatttctacaaaccaaaaaaataaacttacaattcaaataacaataaatctagacaaaagtttgaatttaattcacttcaacgcaaattaaatatagatttatttaaatttactcaaaaaagacaagtatcaaaaccctacaaatagaataaaaaattaaaattaaaatttcactcATCTTCAGCATTATGGACAAATTTTCTGATCTTAAAAAAAGGATTTAATATCAAagcaatttagatgcaattgccttaaatgtgcactttaggaaataggaaaaatttcttttgtctcctaatctagatttaacccaattaaaaattcaaaattcaaaattgattcccataaattatAGTCATCAATTGAGATAGATAAGGCAAtatggatgaaaaaggaagcatatcacaatttcggccagatcaagataaataaggcaaaggcgatttttgatttttttaatttttttaaggatttcgaatttttttttatgattaataatcaagaaggtgcagtcaTGGATACACAGGCTTTCACCAAAATCAACAAcgaagaaaatgaaaactcaaaaaaaccctagatcctaagataaattagaatttacctcactttggctctgataccaactgacggggaaccctatggcacaagcctcaaacccacacacaagtagatatggaattcaaagatttgataaaccgacctcctatggcacctcacacttagagaagctgaaacaccaatgatcgaaggatttaaatgagaatttgacaaacgccacaatgaatagttgataagttagccaagattcctggtgcaattgatgaaagaaaatcctcactctcactcaaaacaATATACgctaaaggcatgaaaagaattctgaaaatttagattcaaaactGCCTCTTACAGGTGTTTGtcatccttatatagtaaggagaaaataaataaaaacctaagacactcttcttaggcTTGGCCGAACtgtaaggcccaagcccaatcacacactaacacatcaaacacataagtattaaaacataagcccaaaacatggcccaacactctaaaacttaaaatataaaatatggccagaatacaaacccaaacaaagctaaaataaaataagtatttaaataataaaacatagcaagcccatcataacaaagctgaatcttctcaaaagtctttcttgatcttcactttaggcttccctttgtgtagttttagcctataggtttgattaggctccctaagcctatgattgcaagtgttgcaccaaatctttcccatatgagttgaagcacactccaaatatatatggattatatgaatataattttgaactctttttagatccatttgaatgatataagtttgctctacaccattgttagaaatttactctattggatccgtatcatagaGGAAAGGCTATAGAAGAGAGAAGGCCTGAGAGGCAAGAAAGGAAGTAGAATTGGGGGCTTGAGATGCACAGGCAGCCCTAAGATAGGAGAGAGCAGAGGGCATATCAGCCTCGGATTCCTGAAGCAATCACTCCCCTGAATGCATCCAGAGTCGAAGTGCTCATGGAGGTACAAGACAAGGACTTCATCCAATGGCCTAAGTCTATAAAAGTTGATGCCAGCTGGAGGGATCCAGATAAGTACTGCCAATACCACCAGACTCACGG
This region of Manihot esculenta cultivar AM560-2 chromosome 10, M.esculenta_v8, whole genome shotgun sequence genomic DNA includes:
- the LOC110624217 gene encoding uncharacterized protein LOC110624217, which produces MVAYDGAGNLREHILNYKMFMELQTLLDTLMCKFFPMTPTGSAKAWFNSLEAGSINNFGDLANVFISRFIAGVPAEKKTSYLETVQQRRNEFLREYVARFNSEALQILELDEARVVEAIQKGTTSPEFFGSLCRKPPSTLAELMKGV